The Marinomonas sp. CT5 genome contains the following window.
GTCGTCTCACCAAAACACGCGAATACGTGCTTGGATCTTTAACAATTCATTTTGAAATAGNGATAACCAAGTATCAAACCGATGCTCATCATTGCTGATGCTTTATCGTAATCTGTGTCTGCGATTTTNAAAAAACCACTTTGGTGTTATATGGTCAAGCCTCACGAGCAATTAGTATTGGTTAGCTCAATGCCTCACAGCACTTACACACCCAACCTATCAACGTCCTAGTCTCGAACGGCTCTTTAGGGGACTTATGTCCCAGTGAGATCTTATCTTAAGGGNGGCTTCCCGCTTAGATGCTTTCAGCGGTTATCCCGTCCGAACATAGCTACCCGGCAATGCCACTGGCGTGACAACCGGAACACCAGAGGTTCGTCCACNNNNNNNNNNNNNNNNNNNNNNNNNNNNNNNNNNNNNNNNNNNNNNNNNNNNNNNNNNNNNNNNNNNNNNNNNNNNNNNNNNNNNNNNNNNNNNNNNNNNTTACACTAACAATAACTTAATCGACTCACTGTCCCGAAGAACAACAAGCCAACATAAAGCGAATTGACGTGTTAGACGTTTCGCAAGACTTCAATTTTTTTGATCCTAAAAGGATCTTCTGAAGCCTCCAGCGAGCGCCCACACAAATTATCTGATTATCTATTTTAAAGAGCGTGCTAACTTGAATGACTAAGCAAACTTATGTTTGGTTAGTTGAACTTGGTCTTCGTTGCTCTGAAGCCTTGTCCGTGTCAGCGAGGGCGTATATTAAGGATCTACAGATTTTGTGCAACCCTTTTTTTAAGAATTCTTAAATTAATTTCAAATTAATCAAACTTCAACAATACGCAGTTCCTTCGGCATAGAAAAAGAGACGTTCTCCTCTCTGCCTTTTAGTTCTTGAGGAGCACTTCCCCCTTCTTTAACTAGACGATCTATTACTTCGTTAACAAGCACTTCAGGTGCCGAAGCCCCCGCGGTCACGCCGATACTGAAAACGCCTTCCAACCATTCACGTTTAATTTCATTAGCATTATCGATCAAATAAGCTTTTGCGCCCATTCTTTCCGCCAATTCACGTAGACGGTTCGAATTTGAACTATTCACAGAGCCAACCACAAACACCAACTCAGACTCTTCAGCCAATGTCTTCACGGCATCTTGGCGATTTTGAGTGGCATAACAAATATCATCTTTTTTAGGGCCTCGAATCATTGGAAAATGATTACGCAGAGCATCAATAACAACCGAAGTATCATCCATAGACAAGGTAGTTTGAGTCACAAAAGCAAGGCGCTCAGGATTCTTAACTTGGAGTTTTTCTACATCTTCTGGGGTCTCGACTAAATAAATAGCTCCCCCTTGACGATCATCATACTGTCCCATGGTCCCTTCAACTTCCGGATGCCCGTCATGACCGATCAAAATACATTCCATCCCGTCACGAGAGTATCGCAACACTTCTAAATGCACTTTTGTCACCAATGGACAAGTGGCATCGAATACCTTCAATCCACGATTAGTCGCTTCATCTCGAACGGCTTTTGATACACCATGAGCACTAAAGATGACAATATTATCGTCTGGCACTTGGTCAAGCTCATCGACAAAAACAGCACCTCTGGCCTTCAGCGATTCAACAACAAATTTATTGTGAACAACTTCATGGCGAACATAAATTGGCGCTTCAAACAAATCTAAGCAACGATTCACAATATCTATTGCTCTATCAACGCCCGCACAAAAGCCACGCGGATTGGCAAGTTGAATCGCAAAACTCATACATCAGCCTCATCAACAGAAACAATTCTTACTTTAAAAGTTAACGAGCGACCAGCAAGAGGATGATTGAAGTCAACCACCACCTCTTTATCACCAATTTCCGCAATAACACCGGGAAGTTCGTTTTTGCTCATATCAGCAAAAGACACCACCATGCCTTCTTCAAGATCCATAGAAAATTGCGAACGAGGGATGCGCTGTATGTTACTTTCATTGTGCGCCCCAAACGCCTTTTCTGGCGGCATCACAAAAGAAGCCTCTTGCCCTGCCGTCATCCCCAATAGAGCAGATTCAAAATCAGGCAACAAACTACCGTCACCAAAGACAAAGCTAGCTGGAGACTGAGAAAAGTTAGAATCAACAATTTGGCCATCTTCAAGTGACAACTCAAAATGCAGAGTGACTCGGCTTGCTGCCGTAATTACGCTCATTCTTTTTCACCTTCTTGCTTTTTGGTCACAAAACTTTCAAGCAACATTAAAATAACACCAATAGTAATAGCACTGTCTGCAAGATTAAATGCGGGGAAATACCAAGATTGCTGCCAATGAAACTGCAAAAAATCTACTACATGACCATAAACTAAACGATCATAGAGATTACCAATCGCACCACCAAGCACAAGGGTTAACGCTAGAGACTCCAATCGATTTGTTTCAGCAATCTTAACCAAGCGCCAACTAATGCCAACAACAACAGCCAAAGCAATGAAGGAAAAAAACCAACGCTGCCAGCCACCAGCCTGAGCAAGAAAGCTAAAAGCAGCACCGGTGTTATAGCGCAACGTTAAATCAAAGAATGGAAAAACAGCGATCTCTTGCCCATAAAACAAATTCGATTCAATGGCCTGTTTTGTCACCCAATCTAAAACAAAAAGAATAAGAGCCAGCGCCCACCAGCGCTGAACTCGTTTCCAAACAGTTAAAACAGTCATTAAGCGTAAAGGCGCTGTTCACCTTCCCCATCAGGTAAGTTAGAGATACAACGATCACATAGTTCTGGATGCGCTTCTCGTTTACCCACTTCTTCACGGTGATGCCAACAGCGAACACACTTGGTGTATTTGCTCAGTTCAACATGAACTTTCAAACCTTCAAGGTCCGTTGCTACCGCATTTTCATCCGCTTCAGACAAAGGCAACACCTTAACTTCGGAAGCAATCAATACAAAGCGTAATTCTTCACCAAGACGGTTTAATACAGCTTTTAACTCTTCATCGCAATAAAGTGTAATTTCAGCACTTAAACTTGCTTTCATCTTACCTTCACTACGAGCCGCTTCTAATACTTTATTGATCGCTACTTTTGCTTCAAGCATTTGTTTCCAGAAGTCACGCCCCATTGGCTCATCGCCCGCTAGTTCTTCAAGACCTTCATACCAAGTCTCCAAGAACACAGATTCACTACGCTCGCCGGGAAGGGTTTGCCAAATTTCATCCGCTGTGAAACTCAAGATAGGGGCAATCCAACGAGAGAATGCCTCCACTACATGATAAAGCGCAGTCTGTGCAGAACGACGTGCCAAGCTGTCTTTTTGCGTTGTGTATTGACGATCTTTAATAACATCCAAATAGAAGCCGCCTAAATCCACAGAACAGAAGTTCTGGATTTTTTGGTTCACTGTATGGAATTGATATTCGTTGTAAGCGGTATTCAATTCTTTTTGCAATAGCGCTGCACGATCAACAATCCAACGATCCAATGCAATCATGTCATTAGAAGACACCATATCGGTAGCAGGATTGAAGCCATTCAAGTTTGCCATCATAAAGCGCGCCGTATTTCGGATACGACGATAAGAGTCCGCTACTCGCTTAAGGATTTCATCAGACACTGTCATTTCTGTGGTGTAATCGGTCGCCGCTACCCATAAACGGATAATATCAGCCCCCAAGGTATCCATGACTTTCTGTGGAGACAATACATTCCCCAAAGACTTAGACATCTTACGACCATCACCATCTACAGTGAAACCATGAGTCAGTACTTGCTTATAAGGTGGCACCCCTCGAATCGCCATAGAGGTTTTCAACGAAGACTGGAACCAACCACGATGTTGATCTGAACCCTCCAGGTACAAATCTGCAGGGAAGCTCAACTCATCACGCTGATCAATAACCGAGTAATGAGTCACACCAGAGTCAAACCACACATCTAATGTGTCCGTTACCTTGCTGTATTTTTCTGCATCTGCCCCTAACAAGTCCGCGGCTTCTAGCTCAAACCAAGCATCGATGCCTTCGACCTCAATACGCTTAGCAACTTCTTCGATTAAACGAGGTGTTTCAGGGTGAAGCTCTTGAGTCTCTTTATTAATAAATAATGCAATTGGCACACCCCAAGTACGCTGACGAGACACACACCAATCTGGGCTATTGTTCAACATGCCTTCCATGCGGTTTTGGCCCCAACTTGGCACCCACTTAACCCCTTCAACAGCATGCTTGGCAGCGTCTAGCAAACCTTCTTTGGTCATACTGATAAACCACTGAGGTGTTGCACGGAAAATCAATGGGGTTTTAGTACGCCAGCAATGTGGGTAACTATGGAATATCTTGGATTCAAACACTAAAGCATTGTTGCGGTTTAGCGCTTCAAGAATAGCATCATCCACTTTATAGACATGCAATCCAGCAAACTCGCCAGCCGCGTCAGAGTAAACACCATTGTCTTGAACAAGATTGATTGTACCAATGCCGTTTTCACGACCAACATTAAAGTCATCAACACCGTGATCTGGTGCGGTATGCACACAGCCGGTACCCGCTTCAGTGGTAACATGCTCACCCAAGATGACAGGGATATCGCGCTGCAAGAATGGGTGATTCAAAACAGTACCCGCAAGGTCAGCACCTACTGCTCGACCCACAATACGGAAATCAGCAACGCCATAACGAGACATGACGCCTTCAACCATATCTTCAGCGAGAATCAGGCGCTCTTTGCCCAAGCCCATATCCACTTCAACCAAGGCATAATTAAACTCTGGGTGAATAGAAACTGCTTGGCTTGCAGGAAGCGTCCAAGGCGTTGTCGTCCAAATCACCACAGAGACGTTACCTTCACCTTCAACAGCAGAGAATTTAGCCAACAAAGCCGCTTCATCCTGAGGCGCATAACGAACATCTAAAGATAAAGAGGTTTTATCTTGGTATTCCACTTCCGCTTCAGCTAACGCAGAACCACCAACAACACTCCAATAAACTGGCTTAAAGCCTTTTACCAAATGGCCGTTTTCTGCAATTTTACCCAAAGCGCGAACAATGTTGGCTTCCGTTTGGAAGTTCATCGTCAGATAAGGATTTTCCCAATCCCCCATCACACCAAGACGGATAAAGTCTTTTTTCTGCTCTTCGATTTGCGAGTAAGCATATTCGCGACATTTAGCACGAAACTCTTTATAAGAAACTTTCGCTCCCGCCTTGCCAATCAATTGCTCAACTTTATGCTCAATTGGCAAACCGTGACAATCCCAACCTGGGATATAAGGTGCATCAAAGCCGCTGACAGTTTTAGACTTAACAATAATATCTTTGAGGATTTTGTTAACTGCGTGACCAATGTGAATACTGCCATTTGCGTAAGGAGGACCATCATGAAGAATAAAAGACTTACGGCCTTTACTCACATCACGTACTTTTTGGTATAGGTCCATATCCTGCCAACGCTTAAGCATTGCAGGTTCACGTTTTGCCAAATCTCCACGCATTGGGAAGTCAGTATCTGGCAAATTCAGTGTCGGTTTATAATCACTCATGGTTTATCGATTCATCCTCAAAGATCATCTTTTCACTGATTAGCAAAAAAGCGTAACGCTTCTTCTTTATCACATTGAATTTGTTTTTCCAGCGCATCTAAGCTGGCCATTTTTCGCTCTGCCCTAATAAAGTGACAGAAAGTGACCTGCACATATTTGTCGTACAGGTCACCACTAAAATCTAACAGGTGTACCTCTAATATTGGTGTCTTACCTTGAACAGTAGGACGTACGCCAATATTCGCAACGCCATTATGGGAAACGCCATCAACCAAAAAGGTCACAGCGTATACGCCAGAAAGAGCAGACTTAGTGCCTTTAAGGTGTACATTCGCCGTTGGAAAACCTAATTTCCGACCTAGCTGCTGTCCATGTCTCACTCGACCACTTAACGAAACAGCGTGCCCCATATTCAGCTGGGCCGCCGCAATATCGCCACGTTCAAGAGCATCTCTAACCAGAGTGCTACTGACTCGTTCATCCAAAGCATTTAATACCGAAGGCGTATTCTCAACATCAAAACCCTGCCGACCGCCGAACTCTTGCAAGTAATAAAAGTCACCTTGGCGGTCACAGCCGAAGCGAAAATCATCTCCTACCACCAAATGCTTTACCGACAAACCATCTAGCAAAATCTGCTGACAAAATGCCTGAGCATCTAACTGTTGAAGCTTAAGGCTAAACGGCATACAAAGAACATAATCAACGCCATGTCCTTCTAGCAGCTTCACCTTATCACGCAAACGACTAATACGGCCTGGCGCAGTCTCCGGCCCAAAAAACTCTCTTGGTTGAGGTTCAAAGATCATAATCGCAGAAGGCGAATTATATTGCTTAGCCAGAGCTTTGACGCGCGCCAAAATGGCACCATGCCCTAAATGAACACCGTCAAAATTCCCTATCGTCAGCACGCATTCTTTGTGCTTTGAACGGATATTATGAATACCGCGAATTAACTCCATAGAACCCCGTACAAAACAATTAACCCCAGCGTCGAAAAAATATCAGGGATTATATAGCAGTTAACCTAATGAAGGTAGGCCAGAACTTGAACAAGCTGTGCAAACCCATCATCAAGACAAAAACACTTTAATACACCTAATGCTTAAAAATAGAAGGACGCAACCCCGCAGCGACCGCAACGAGAACGTACACCAGCACACCACAGACAACAACCGCCAAGGTACAGACAACACGATACAAGTCATCCATCTGCGTCCACTGCCAACCCTGAAGAAGCACAAGATACAAACATCCACCAAGAGCAAGAGTGGCACTTAACAATATTCGCAGCAAACGCCCCCACTGAGCAGAAAACACATGATATTGCTTCTTGTACAGTCCGCGCCACAGCAAGAAAGCATTTAGCCCTGCCGATAGACTGGTTGCCAATGCCAGCCCAACATGTCCCAGCGGCCAAACCAACATTAGATTCAGAACCATATTCGATACCATTGCAATGATTCCGATACGCACCGGTGTTTTGGTATCTTGTCGAGCATAGTAGCCAGGCGCTAACACTTTAATTAACATCATAAACACCAACCCCAACGAATAAGCCTGAAGACTTTGCGCCGCCATATGAACATCATTGACCGTCAACTCACCTCGGTAAAAGATGGTGGCTATTAAAGGCTCAGCAAGCATAAACAACGCAAGAGAGGATGGAATAGCAATTAACAACAAGATGCGTAACGCCCAATCCAATGTATCCGAAAACTTAGACGACTCCCCACCAGAAAAACTGCGCGACAAAGAAGGCAAAATCACTGTACTGATAGCAATCGCAAAAATCCCCAATGGCAATTCATATAAGCGATCCGACAAATACAGCCAAGTAATACTCCCTGTCTGTAAAAAGGAAGCCAAGACCGTATCCAGCAGCAAATT
Protein-coding sequences here:
- the ispH gene encoding 4-hydroxy-3-methylbut-2-enyl diphosphate reductase, with amino-acid sequence MSFAIQLANPRGFCAGVDRAIDIVNRCLDLFEAPIYVRHEVVHNKFVVESLKARGAVFVDELDQVPDDNIVIFSAHGVSKAVRDEATNRGLKVFDATCPLVTKVHLEVLRYSRDGMECILIGHDGHPEVEGTMGQYDDRQGGAIYLVETPEDVEKLQVKNPERLAFVTQTTLSMDDTSVVIDALRNHFPMIRGPKKDDICYATQNRQDAVKTLAEESELVFVVGSVNSSNSNRLRELAERMGAKAYLIDNANEIKREWLEGVFSIGVTAGASAPEVLVNEVIDRLVKEGGSAPQELKGREENVSFSMPKELRIVEV
- a CDS encoding peptidylprolyl isomerase is translated as MSVITAASRVTLHFELSLEDGQIVDSNFSQSPASFVFGDGSLLPDFESALLGMTAGQEASFVMPPEKAFGAHNESNIQRIPRSQFSMDLEEGMVVSFADMSKNELPGVIAEIGDKEVVVDFNHPLAGRSLTFKVRIVSVDEADV
- the lspA gene encoding signal peptidase II; this translates as MTVLTVWKRVQRWWALALILFVLDWVTKQAIESNLFYGQEIAVFPFFDLTLRYNTGAAFSFLAQAGGWQRWFFSFIALAVVVGISWRLVKIAETNRLESLALTLVLGGAIGNLYDRLVYGHVVDFLQFHWQQSWYFPAFNLADSAITIGVILMLLESFVTKKQEGEKE
- the ileS gene encoding isoleucine--tRNA ligase codes for the protein MSDYKPTLNLPDTDFPMRGDLAKREPAMLKRWQDMDLYQKVRDVSKGRKSFILHDGPPYANGSIHIGHAVNKILKDIIVKSKTVSGFDAPYIPGWDCHGLPIEHKVEQLIGKAGAKVSYKEFRAKCREYAYSQIEEQKKDFIRLGVMGDWENPYLTMNFQTEANIVRALGKIAENGHLVKGFKPVYWSVVGGSALAEAEVEYQDKTSLSLDVRYAPQDEAALLAKFSAVEGEGNVSVVIWTTTPWTLPASQAVSIHPEFNYALVEVDMGLGKERLILAEDMVEGVMSRYGVADFRIVGRAVGADLAGTVLNHPFLQRDIPVILGEHVTTEAGTGCVHTAPDHGVDDFNVGRENGIGTINLVQDNGVYSDAAGEFAGLHVYKVDDAILEALNRNNALVFESKIFHSYPHCWRTKTPLIFRATPQWFISMTKEGLLDAAKHAVEGVKWVPSWGQNRMEGMLNNSPDWCVSRQRTWGVPIALFINKETQELHPETPRLIEEVAKRIEVEGIDAWFELEAADLLGADAEKYSKVTDTLDVWFDSGVTHYSVIDQRDELSFPADLYLEGSDQHRGWFQSSLKTSMAIRGVPPYKQVLTHGFTVDGDGRKMSKSLGNVLSPQKVMDTLGADIIRLWVAATDYTTEMTVSDEILKRVADSYRRIRNTARFMMANLNGFNPATDMVSSNDMIALDRWIVDRAALLQKELNTAYNEYQFHTVNQKIQNFCSVDLGGFYLDVIKDRQYTTQKDSLARRSAQTALYHVVEAFSRWIAPILSFTADEIWQTLPGERSESVFLETWYEGLEELAGDEPMGRDFWKQMLEAKVAINKVLEAARSEGKMKASLSAEITLYCDEELKAVLNRLGEELRFVLIASEVKVLPLSEADENAVATDLEGLKVHVELSKYTKCVRCWHHREEVGKREAHPELCDRCISNLPDGEGEQRLYA
- the ribF gene encoding bifunctional riboflavin kinase/FAD synthetase; its protein translation is MELIRGIHNIRSKHKECVLTIGNFDGVHLGHGAILARVKALAKQYNSPSAIMIFEPQPREFFGPETAPGRISRLRDKVKLLEGHGVDYVLCMPFSLKLQQLDAQAFCQQILLDGLSVKHLVVGDDFRFGCDRQGDFYYLQEFGGRQGFDVENTPSVLNALDERVSSTLVRDALERGDIAAAQLNMGHAVSLSGRVRHGQQLGRKLGFPTANVHLKGTKSALSGVYAVTFLVDGVSHNGVANIGVRPTVQGKTPILEVHLLDFSGDLYDKYVQVTFCHFIRAERKMASLDALEKQIQCDKEEALRFFANQ
- the murJ gene encoding murein biosynthesis integral membrane protein MurJ, whose translation is MSENKSSSDKAPKSLSLLRSGVLVSVCTFLSRILGLVRDAALAYVLGASGSADAFYVAFKIPNFFRRLFAEGAFAQAFVPVLSDYRVKEGKEEVRVLISAVTGSLALVLLCITALFMVCAPWVVYVFAPGFAADDGQAALASNLLVITFPYLLFISLTALAGGILNAHGEYAVPAITPIFLNLSLIVATLCFARTAAQAETAVAWGVFFAGLLQLMFQVPFLARLRLLPMPTLGFRHPGVKRILLLMGPALFGVSVSQINLLLDTVLASFLQTGSITWLYLSDRLYELPLGIFAIAISTVILPSLSRSFSGGESSKFSDTLDWALRILLLIAIPSSLALFMLAEPLIATIFYRGELTVNDVHMAAQSLQAYSLGLVFMMLIKVLAPGYYARQDTKTPVRIGIIAMVSNMVLNLMLVWPLGHVGLALATSLSAGLNAFLLWRGLYKKQYHVFSAQWGRLLRILLSATLALGGCLYLVLLQGWQWTQMDDLYRVVCTLAVVVCGVLVYVLVAVAAGLRPSIFKH